The proteins below are encoded in one region of Vulpes lagopus strain Blue_001 chromosome 10, ASM1834538v1, whole genome shotgun sequence:
- the LOC121500101 gene encoding histone H2A type 1-E — protein MSGRGKQGGKARAKAKTRSSRAGLQFPVGRVHRLLRKGNYAERVGAGAPVYLAAVLEYLTAEILELAGNAARDNKKTRIIPRHLQLAIRNDEELNKLLGRVTIAQGGVLPNIQAVLLPKKTESHHKAKGK, from the coding sequence ATGTCTGGTCGCGGGAAGCAGGGCGGCAAGGCTCGCGCCAAGGCCAAGACGCGCTCGTCGCGGGCCGGGCTCCAGTTCCCGGTGGGCCGCGTCCACCGCCTGCTCCGCAAGGGCAACTACGCGGAGCGGGTCGGGGCGGGCGCGCCGGTGTACCTGGCGGCCGTGCTGGAGTACCTGACGGCCGAGATCCTGGAGCTGGCGGGCAACGCGGCCCGCGACAACAAGAAGACGCGCATCATCCCGCGCCACCTGCAGCTGGCCATCCGCAACGACGAGGAGCTCAACAAGCTGCTGGGCCGCGTGACCATCGCGCAGGGCGGCGTCCTGCCCAACATCCAGGCCGTGCTGCTGCCCAAGAAGACCGAGAGCCACCACAAGGCCAAGGGGAAGTAA